A genomic stretch from Streptomyces sp. QL37 includes:
- a CDS encoding DUF3618 domain-containing protein: MSDTRTPAQIEADIISRREQLAVVLDEIGVRVHPKTMMGDAKAKVASTVDRTAGRAFVAVNRSVSDVRAQFVAEDGSPRLERVIPAALVVAGAVALLTLSSRSSRSSRGARRRRR, encoded by the coding sequence GTGTCGGATACCAGGACCCCTGCGCAGATCGAGGCGGACATCATCAGCAGGCGTGAGCAGCTTGCGGTGGTGCTGGACGAGATCGGGGTGCGGGTGCACCCGAAGACGATGATGGGTGACGCGAAGGCCAAGGTCGCGTCGACGGTGGACCGGACGGCCGGGCGTGCGTTCGTCGCCGTGAACCGTTCGGTTTCGGACGTGAGGGCGCAGTTCGTCGCGGAGGACGGCTCGCCGCGGCTGGAGCGGGTGATCCCGGCGGCGCTGGTGGTGGCCGGGGCGGTCGCGTTGCTGACGCTGTCCTCCCGGTCCTCCCGGTCCTCGCGGGGCGCGCGCCGAAGGAGGCGCTGA